In one window of Natator depressus isolate rNatDep1 chromosome 12, rNatDep2.hap1, whole genome shotgun sequence DNA:
- the ORC6 gene encoding origin recognition complex subunit 6 → MRPMEEHGVIQRLAPKLGIAAPGVLRKAEEYLRLSQVKCTGLLAQMTATSNAVMCLDLAAGYMQHPVDKSYLVKLSGLNKRTYQSCMKSFECLLGLNSNLGIRDLAVQFCCTEAVNTASKILQGYESSLSEMQQMDLDLSKPLFTTAALFTACRCLKLKVDKKKMVDTSGVKKAIFDRLCSQLETIGQQISRDCASLTPQPTQSQKTLLEYIEKEEEHEDEVETPRKRQKRETEAKQDYEEWKKRILENATKAKEANV, encoded by the exons AAAAGCAGAAGAATATCTGCGACTGTCCCAGGTGAAGTGCACAGGATTATTGGCTCAGATGACAGCAACAAGCAATGCGGTGATGTGCCTGGACCTAGCAGCTGGCTATATGCAACACCCAGTGGACAAA agcTACTTAGTTAAACTCTCCGGTTTGAACAAGAGGACTTACCAGAGCTGTATGAAGTCTTTTGAGTGTTTGCTAGGTTTGAACTCTAATCTGGGAATCCGAGATTTGGCTGTACAGTTCTGCTGCACGGAGGCAGTGAACACCGCTTCAAAAATATTACAAGG GTATGAATCCAGTCTCTCTGAAATGCAGCAGATGGATCTTGATTTATCAAAACCCTTGTTCACAACAGCTGCATTGTTCACAGCCTGCAG GTGCTTGAAACTAAAAGTGGATAAGAAGAAAATGGTGGATACCTCTGGGGTGAAGAAGGCAATATTCGATCGGCTCTGCAGCCAGCTGGAGACAATTGGCCAGCAGATCAGCA GAGACTGTGCTTCACTGACACCTCAGCCAACCCAAAGCCAAAAGACCTTGCTTGAATACATTGAAAAGGAAGAAG AACATGAGGATGAAGTTGAGACCCCTCGCAAGCGGCAGAAAAGAGAAACCGAAGCAAAACAAGATTATGAAGAATGGAAAAAGAGAATCCTGGAAAATGCTACTAAGGCAAAAGAGGCCAATGTCTGA